Within the Chiloscyllium punctatum isolate Juve2018m chromosome 37, sChiPun1.3, whole genome shotgun sequence genome, the region GTTATAAGCAAAGGTGGACAAGCATATCATGTGTAATTAAAGTTGTTAGGTCTTTGGCGCTTTCTTCTTTTCAGCTTCTTCCTTTTCTTTTTCAATTTCTGAAACATAATTCTCAATTTCCTCAGGATTTAAGATCTACAACGAGAAGAAAAAGACTTACTAATATTCAATGAGTCAAGCTTAGTCAAGGTTTACATTAACAGATCAGAAGGAATAGTGAAAGGCCGTTTGGATTTTAAATTCTAATACTTAAAGTGGCAAATTCAAAAATAATTTCAAAGTTTGGCTGAAGTTCTGTGATGTTCAAAAATATTTCTTTACATTTGCTTGCTTGTATCCCTAATTTTAAAAGTGCATACATTAGTTGGAAGGATGGTCTGAGGCTGGGAAGAGATTTTTAATGAGCGTTTCCATTGTACACAAGCCCAATCTGAGGCTTTAGTCTGAAAGTCTTATTCTAGTCAGCACATATTTGTGAAGATTGTAGATCTAGAAGCCAAGAAAATATATTTAATTTCATTTAGGATTGTTCAAGCATAGCCTTTTGAGGACTAGGAAACACAAATAATCAAATGAATTTAAATCTCAATCTTATGTCATTTTAATGGATTTAAATCTAAAACACCTTGTTTAAAATGTCTAGTGGGGTAACTGATGAACTATCACGGTGATTGAGCAAAATGCTACTTAGAGTGGAAGAAAAGTCTGCTTAAATCATTAATGTAACCAACTTAAAACAGGACCAGAGACACTGAATTAAATAACTGACAAATGAAGAACAGGTTGACCAGTTCAACATACAAGATAAATAAACAGACAAATCAATGCTGATGATACTACAAATGTTACCCGCAAGAGCTGTTCATGCTTCATCACTGCCAGTTCGATATGTTTTCCACCTGACTGTACAACCTAAAGATAGTTCAGTGCATGTTAGTATGTTTCCCTTATTTGCCTTTAAAATTCAGTTTTAAAAATCTTGACCAATGACTATAATATTACACACAATGCACTATATATAaaaaaagtatttttttaaaaactggaagAAAGGAAGATGTGGAGCTGGAAGGTCCACGCTAATCAGATTTCAAAAAATACACTGAGGGATCAGGGATTTCACATGGAAGGATTGCCATAAAAAGTTGCTTTATTTGTAGTGAAACTCATTTGCCAcgagtttttaaaaatcaaaaactTACCTCCAGCAAAGCCTTAATGGCGAGCTTGATGGTACCACTGTCTGTAGCGGTGGCTTCTTCAGTGTAGTTTTTCTCTAAGAATTCCCTGACGGTCTTTGCACTTCGTCCTATGGCGTTGGCCTAAATTCAGAAGAAATGGTATAAGATTGTGTAGTTTGTACAGTTCACCctcaaaaaagaaataaaaagggagGAAACCTCACTTTAAACATAAATCATTTGTTTTAAACAAAGTTTTGAAAGTTAAATGATCAGCAATATTGCCCCATAAGGCCATTTTCTCCATCACAGCTACACAAGCTTTCCAGATGAGCAATTAAAGTTCATTCACTTGTCTAGTCTCTGTAACCCGACACATTTTTCCATTTTAGAAAACAAACCAATTCCTATTCAAATGCTTTGACTAGAATCTTCTTGCTGAACTAGTTTCTTATACAATCCGTTGATATAAAATGGTGCAAAAGTCATTAACACTGGCTGGGAGCTTTCAATGCAAATTAAATCATAGCTGTGAGAATATTATTCTTTTTTATAATAATGCAGACTTTGCCCACCTACTTTAATTTTGGCAAATTTTCTGAAGCATGCTAATTTCTCTTCAATCCCACATCTAATGTTTGGGGATCACAATTCTCTTTGTGCTAAAGAGGGCATGCTTCTCTTCAGCCAATTCCTGAAGCAAAATACATTCATCAGCAGCAGCCAGAGTGAGGTTCTACTTCCGAACACCTTGCAAAAAGGTAACGGACTTCATCTGTTAAAGCTTTAGAGAACTGCCTTCATTTCCTGCCCTTATTCAACAAGCACCTAACTAAAACCTGGAAGCTCATTAAAAAGTGTAAACATTATTCACAAATAAATTTAACTTTCTACTTGGTATTAAAATGCCCCATCAGGATCACTTTTGGTGATTTGGATGGGTACACAAGTGTTCCATTTTACATCCAAATGCAGCCCTGATTGATGATAATGAGTTCCTACTTAGTGCATGGAAGCCCTCTACTAACAATGCCCTTCATTTAGCTAATAAACGCAGCCACATTAGCGTGAGCGAGAAATCAATTGCAAGACGTGTTGTGCTAAATCAGTGAACAGAAATCAAAACTACAAAACTGAGTAAACCTTCAGTCAAAACTAAACTTGGTTCAGAACATTTCAAAAAAAGTTACTCACCTTCCATTCATGGTAGGTACCTGATGGATCAGTTTGGTATAGTCTTGGAGTTCCATCAAAATCAAAACCCACAATCAGGGCAGAAATGCCAAATGGTCTGCGCCCATTGCTTTGAGTGTAACGCTGTAAAAAAAGATAAAAATTACAAGTTAGCTCTATATATTTTTGATATTACAAACATGCTTTGCACTAATAAGTGACTTGTTTACTAAATTATCACTACAAGAGACTTCAAAAAGGAGTACACTTGTCACTGAAGTTCTATACAGGAGCTATAAAAAATGTAGAAGTCCAGCATTACACTAATAAACATTGAAATTTAAGTTTCAAATTCCTGAGAATAAATATGGCACCAAGTAATTGTTAAACGAGTATAAAgttagtgatttttgagaagtCTAAAGTCCAACCTCACAAGTTACTCTTCTCCTACACTGTTAGCagatttgatttgaattgaacTGTTCTATAGTGAAACCAAAGAAGTCATTTTGTAATTGTAATTAGCCATAGTTCACAAAAggagagaggactgcagatgctggagatcagagtcgagactgaggtgatggaaaagcaaagcacagccggtcaggcagcatctgaggagcaggagaataaacgattcgggcataagcccttcatcagggaggaGGCCTCATTTCAGCTCATCACCTCTATCTGAACAGTGGCTAGGGTTGGTTAATAATTGCTGGCTGAGCCAAAGATGCtcaaaatttttaaaattatggCAAAGCAGAATAAGGAAAATCATCACATCTCCACTCAGTTCATGAGGCAAGTTTTCCTGTTGCTTATACAGTGTATCTTTCTAAGCAGCTGTGTATTATAGGATATTTATAAACAAAAAAAACTTACTTGTTTCAAGCTGGCAATATAACGCGTGATATATTCAACCGTGACTGGGTCCTCCACAGTGAGTCGATGGCTCTGACACTCTACACGAGCCCTATTTATAACTATCCTGGCATCAGCCGTTAGGCCTATTGCAATAAAGAACAATATTAAAAATACAGGTTGTTATCTATCATGATTTCTGAATTGTCTCAGCAATGAGAGAGCAGCTGATATCCTCCAACTACAATAACTAATCAAAAGTGCAGCTGCCATTCGGAAAGGATACTTTTAAACTAAAACTCATTCGAATTTAGAACAGAATCAAATCCCATTGATATAGGATTGCACCGACCTCCCAATATTATAATGTAGCTGGAGGAACTAATTATCCAGCAATGTGTTGCAAAACATCTCCACCTAATGGTGGAACGTGCAAACTCTTCTTCAATTGTCTCTAACGTTACAAACAACCTGGGACTTTAGTAAAAGCAAGAGTCAGAATCATTGCAGAGGGAGAAGAGTCTCTTATGTTTGAGGCAGTAAGTATTTATAATTACTTTTCCAGTGATAAGTGCAGTTTGTGAAGTAAAAGGAAGCTTAAATAATTAAAGTTGATAAATAATTTATATAATATATAGTAGAGCAGGTGGACCATCGTGGACATCATATTGTTCAGACTGAACACATCTCTAATCTCTCTAGCTCAGAATCGTTGAGCTGGAGTATAAGTTGTAAGCACTCCAACACagatggaggggagaggagggcTATCTAGGCAGTTTCTTCAGGCTTCAGTTACACCAAAGAAAAGCCTGTTCAAAGTGCAGTTGATAATGACTTATACCAGACAGTAATGGGAAACCAGGTAATATAGAGAATAATGATTTGCAGAAACTGAATGAAGATGTGCAAATGTGACTTAACTGGATAAGGATAAAGACCATCAGAAACATAGCCAAAATGCCTCTGGCTTCAAACTGCCATGGTCAGCTGTCTACAAAAAGAAACACTTATGGAAGTGGAGGGGAAAATCAGAAACAATAGTATCCCAGTTATTAAATGGGTTGAATTTTCTGATATGATACATTTCCAATATATTTTCAAGCTGATTTGAAAAAAAGAGGGACGGAGAAGTTCCAGTCGTCGTGATTAATATTGGGTGCAAAACATAGGAAAATGGTTGAGAGGTTGTAATTAGGAAGTACCAAGAACTTGGAgctaaattaaaagaaaaaaggCTCTTACATGTTACAATGCCTGGATTATTTGTTTTTATTCCAGGTTATTAGCATCTACAGTAATTTTGCTTTTAATTAAACAGAATACTACCCAGATATCAAGGGTTAAGGGTTACTCCAACCATCAGCACCAAGGGCTAGACAACAGATACGCAAGGAATCATGACCTCACTCCAGATATCCTCTCCCCACAAGGGGGCAGGACAGTGCCAAAACATGGAACCACACTCAGGcccttccccttccctctcccccagACATTTCCTTACACTATTTCAGAGGTGGCAGGGCCTTCCACTTCTGCTGCAGAGCTAAAGGTAGCTGGTGGAGTAGTTCAAATCAAGGAGGGTGTGGCtacattcacttcctttctcCAAGTCTTCAATACATATTGGAAACTTAtggtttcagctctgatctctgtAGAACCTTACTGGTCAcaggtcaccaacctgaaaaaggTCTCCTTATTCTCACTTGCTGTTTACTGTCCACGAGCCAGAATTCCACCCATGCCTATATTCTACCTCCAGGACCAGCGCTCtgatctaaaaggcatctggatgggtatatgaatgggatgggtttagagggatatgagacaaatgggatgagattaattttaaatacctggtcagcatggacaagttggaccaaagggtttattttccatgttgtacacctctatgactgaaCCTTTTTGGAGGTATCTTgttaaatgccttttggaaatctaaatgCAACACACCCACTGATGTCCTCTATCCGCTCTAGTTGAAACTTCCTTGAAAAAAACTCAAAGGCAGTCAGTCCACGGagtttcatgaagccatgctgactttgcttaattagattatgattttccaaatattcTCTTAAGAGTAAAACTTTGTTACCCATCACAGATGTGGATCTCTTGGTTCAGGTCCCATAGAATCAATGTTAAAATCACACTTAGTAATTGAAACACAATGCAGGTATACACACTGTTGTACTTTAATTACAACAGAAATCacaaataataatgcaactttgccttaaataaaccTCACTGGCAGGCAGCTGCTTCATTTGCACCCTCAACTGACTAATCAGTatttgaagaaaaaaaaattgaatgaaCTTGATATTTCATGTGGTCATTTGATTGAACAAGTAAATTTAATTACCTCAGTGTAAATAAAAAAATTATAATTGGATCAAATAATACTTGGACATAAAGTTTATTCAAGTGTGCTGGTTCATAAAAAGGTACCAGTTAAACTAAATTAGTTTGCTGTAATGGATTCCAATACCTATTAACATTAGTCATGATGTGAAGGAGCTGGTGTTAGACtgcagtggacaaagttaaaaatcacaaaaccaggttatactccaacaagtttatttggaggcactagctttcacatTACTGCTTCTTCTTCAGGTGGTCGTGAAGCAGAATCTtaagacacaatttatagcaaaagattagtgtcatgcagctgaaatgctatattgaacaaacctatattaagtctttcatcttttagaaaaaGTTTGCTAGTTTCAATTCTTTTAATACTTAAATCCCAAAACAACttcaggttttataacaaaaagtgCCATATTAGCTCAGACGATGCTTTAAAGGTGCGAGGTTAAAGTctatctgtatcccaatcttgagtccgACTGGTTCCATTTCAAAACTAGAATTTACaagatattacatggattgactgcctgtaggTTATGaatttttgagcaaaattgaaGGTATATGCAAATATAAATTCATCCCATAAACTTGAGTGTGTATATTTGGCACAATATGAGAGAGTATGATGGAGTCTAAGCCTgtgagaaggagagtgtgtgggagagagcatGGGAGGcgagtgtatagtgcagtggggtcacttctagtgtgacatgaactcaaggtctcagttgaggccatcctcatggttACTGAGCttggctgtcagcctctgctcaCTTCGttttgttgcctgtcctgaagtcacccatgaccgtcctccaaggtggacttcaggacaggcaacaaaacaaagtgactgagcagaggctgacagccaaGTTCAGTAACCATGAGGATCACGCAGACCTTCTCTCATACAAACATACacccccaacaccctcacccatgcacacaccttacaggcttataccccatcacacacacactttaccaagcttacacatacacacacatgcgctCACAAGTTTACAGGctgaatttatatttgcagaattatatttgcatacacattctattttgctcaaaaatgcctaacttataggcagtcaatccatgtaatatcttgtaaattccactttagaaatagaaccagtttgactcaagattgggatacagacagactttaaccacacacctttaatacactgtCTGAGCTGATATGACACTTTGttataaaacctgaagttatcttgaaTATGTGACTTAAAAGTTCTCAGacttacatattaaagaaccaaaACTAGCAAACctgttctaaaagatgaaagacttaatctaatttttgttcaatatatcatttcagctgcatgacactaaccttttgctataaattgtgtcttaagatcctgcttcacaaccacctgatgcag harbors:
- the LOC140462917 gene encoding proteasome subunit alpha type-7, translated to MSASYDRAITVFSPDGHLFQVEYAQEAVKKGSAAVGVRGKEIVVLAVEKKSVAKLQDERTVRKICILDDNVCMAFAGLTADARIVINRARVECQSHRLTVEDPVTVEYITRYIASLKQRYTQSNGRRPFGISALIVGFDFDGTPRLYQTDPSGTYHEWKANAIGRSAKTVREFLEKNYTEEATATDSGTIKLAIKALLEVVQSGGKHIELAVMKHEQLLRILNPEEIENYVSEIEKEKEEAEKKKAPKT